The following are encoded together in the Cicer arietinum cultivar CDC Frontier isolate Library 1 chromosome 2, Cicar.CDCFrontier_v2.0, whole genome shotgun sequence genome:
- the LOC101514668 gene encoding uncharacterized protein encodes MENNENVADYFNRVQTVTNQMKSNGEVMTEVVIIEKILRTLTQRYDHIVVAIEESKNLDKMKLEDLQSSLEAHELRDQDEEAKGSRSQQNSDNKRKKPSGKKKFDKKRIQCYNCQKYGYFADECISKKVQRYNDEAQLAHVDSYDSDEVLLMASTSMEDNSPGLWYLDTGCSTHITGHKANSIVTAEGVGMILIQRRDDQQSFICDVLYVPNMKNNLLSLGQLLEKGYSMNMENGKMKMFDSAKMLILKAPLSKNITFKIEIQINENQCLAADIRRE; translated from the exons ATGGAGAATAATGAGAATGTGGCTGACTATTTCAATCGAGTGCAGACAGTCACCAATCAGATGAAATCCAATGGAGAAGTGATGACTGAGGTGGTGATCATTGAAAAGATTTTGAGGACACTAACACAACGATACGATCACATAGTGGTGGCgattgaagaatcaaagaatCTTGATAAAATGAAGTTGGAAGATCTGCAAAGCTCCCTAGAAGCTCATGAGTTAAGG GATCAAGATGAGGAGGCTAAAGGTTCAAGAAGTCAGCAAAATAGTgataataaaagaaagaaaccATCTGGCAAGAAGAAGTTTGATAAAAAGAGGATCCAatgttataattgtcaaaaatatgggTATTTTGCAGATGAATGCATATCCAAGAAAGTACAAAGATATAACGATGAAGCTCAACTGGCCCATGTAGACAGTTATGACTCAGATGAAGTGTTACTGATGGCTTCTACAAGCATGGAAGATAACAGTCCAGGATTGTGGTATCTTGACACAGGGTGCTCAACTCACATAACTGGCCATAAAG CCAACAGTATAGTAACAGCTGAAGGAGTTGGCATGATCTTGATTCAAAGAAGGGATGACCAACAATCTTTCATATGTGATGTGTTGTATGTGCCAAATATGAAGAACAATCTGCTAAGCCTTGGACAATTGCTGGAGAAAGGATATTCTATGAATATGGAGAATGGAAAAATGAAGATGTTTGATAGTGCAAAGATGCTTATCTTGAAGGCACCACTGTCCAAGAACATAACCTTCAAGATTGAGATCCAGATCAATGAAAATCAGTGTCTTGCTGCAGACATCAGGAGGGAATAG